The Candidatus Koribacter versatilis Ellin345 genome has a segment encoding these proteins:
- a CDS encoding BlaI/MecI/CopY family transcriptional regulator produces the protein MKRETLKAPTQSELEILHVLWERGPSTVKDVHETLGASKPVGYTTVLKLLQIMTVKGTVTRNEHDRAHIYEAVLPAERTKRQLAGDMLQKVFGGSASELVLHALSGRKASHEEIEEIRRLLDEYERKLP, from the coding sequence ATGAAGCGCGAGACCCTGAAGGCACCCACGCAGTCGGAGTTGGAAATCCTCCACGTGTTGTGGGAACGCGGCCCCTCCACCGTAAAAGATGTTCACGAGACCCTTGGCGCGAGCAAGCCGGTCGGCTACACCACCGTGCTGAAACTGCTGCAGATTATGACCGTCAAAGGCACCGTAACGCGCAACGAACACGACCGCGCGCACATCTACGAAGCCGTACTGCCTGCCGAGCGCACCAAGCGCCAACTTGCGGGCGACATGCTGCAGAAGGTCTTCGGTGGATCGGCCAGCGAGTTGGTACTGCACGCGCTTTCTGGCCGCAAAGCATCCCACGAAGAGATCGAAGAGATCCGCAGGCTCCTCGACGAGTACGAAAGGAAGTTGCCATGA
- the hslV gene encoding ATP-dependent protease subunit HslV produces MSLMSSKRLVRSTTVLCVRRDGKVVMAADGQVTLGEGVIKHNARKLRRLYQDKIIAGFAGSTADAFSLFGRFESKLEQYHGNLSRAAVELGKDWRTDKMLRQLEALLLVADKDQTFLISGQGDVIEPDTGIAAIGSGGSYATAAATALLEHSTLDARQIAEEAMKIAGKICIYTNDRVTIEEL; encoded by the coding sequence ATTAGCCTCATGTCTTCCAAGCGTTTAGTGCGATCCACTACAGTTTTGTGCGTGCGCCGTGACGGCAAAGTTGTCATGGCTGCCGATGGGCAGGTCACCCTGGGTGAAGGGGTGATTAAACACAATGCCCGTAAGCTCCGTCGTCTTTACCAGGACAAGATCATTGCCGGGTTTGCCGGATCTACGGCCGACGCGTTCTCGCTTTTCGGGCGCTTCGAGTCGAAGCTCGAGCAGTATCACGGGAACCTGAGCCGAGCCGCCGTGGAACTCGGCAAAGACTGGCGTACCGACAAGATGCTGCGCCAACTCGAAGCCTTATTACTCGTGGCCGACAAGGACCAGACGTTCCTGATCAGCGGCCAGGGCGATGTGATTGAGCCCGATACCGGCATTGCCGCGATCGGAAGTGGTGGCTCGTACGCGACAGCGGCAGCGACTGCGTTGCTGGAACACAGCACGCTCGACGCGCGGCAGATTGCGGAAGAGGCGATGAAGATCGCCGGCAAGATCTGCATTTATACCAACGACAGGGTCACGATCGAAGAACTCTAG
- a CDS encoding L,D-transpeptidase family protein has product MMNLGFARCAFVRGCTFGLCVVGILATSACATGKALLPGGETFQAATSGPTVADSSLREIVAAGQLSDLRWPDFSDYRAYVQTFYESSGYNLAWTRGGQTTPQALAIIEILKQADGKGLNAEDYDASRWADRTKQLSQPAAAARFDTALTVCVMRYISDLHIGRVNPTHVKFALTGRSAKYDLPQFLTQRLVNGQNVEAELAAVQPQFAGYKATQAWLQRYIELARQDNGEQLPVPTKALDPGKPYAGIPRLTSLLHLLGDLPADAVVPAGDVYQAPLVDAVKRYQSRHGLTADGRLGAQTVKELNTPLSTRVEQLRLTLERWRWLPQEFPQPPVVVNIPEFRLRAYDANHKVVLSMNVVVGKALRHETPVFDDEMKYVVFRPYWNVPPSIQRSEIVPAIQRDRDYISKKNYEVTTQAGQVVTSGTISDEVLQQLRAGKLAVRQKPGPTNALGLVKLIFPNQYNVYLHSTPSQQLFSQARRDFSHGCIRVEKPAELSAWALQDKPEWTVERVRAAMQKGPDNVQVNLSKPVPVLILYGTAVAEEDGSVHFFDDLYGYDADLEKALARGYPYPL; this is encoded by the coding sequence ATGATGAACCTTGGCTTTGCCCGATGTGCTTTTGTGCGCGGGTGTACGTTCGGCTTGTGTGTGGTTGGGATCCTCGCGACGAGTGCATGCGCGACGGGCAAGGCCCTCCTTCCAGGCGGCGAGACGTTTCAGGCCGCAACCAGCGGACCGACTGTTGCCGATAGCTCGCTGCGTGAGATTGTTGCCGCGGGGCAGCTTTCCGACCTTCGGTGGCCGGATTTTTCGGATTACCGCGCTTATGTGCAGACCTTTTACGAGTCCTCTGGGTACAACCTAGCTTGGACTCGTGGCGGCCAGACCACACCCCAGGCGCTGGCGATCATCGAGATTTTGAAACAGGCGGACGGCAAAGGCTTGAACGCGGAAGACTACGACGCTTCCCGATGGGCTGATCGGACAAAACAGCTGAGCCAGCCGGCTGCGGCAGCACGGTTCGACACGGCACTCACCGTCTGCGTGATGCGCTACATCTCCGACCTGCATATCGGGAGGGTCAATCCGACGCACGTCAAATTCGCACTCACCGGAAGAAGCGCGAAATACGATCTCCCGCAATTCCTGACCCAACGCCTGGTGAACGGCCAGAACGTTGAAGCGGAGCTTGCGGCGGTGCAACCTCAATTCGCCGGCTACAAAGCGACGCAGGCCTGGCTGCAACGCTACATAGAGCTGGCGCGCCAGGACAACGGTGAGCAGTTGCCCGTTCCGACGAAGGCCCTTGATCCAGGAAAGCCCTATGCGGGGATACCGCGCCTTACGAGTTTGCTGCACCTGCTCGGTGACCTGCCGGCCGATGCGGTTGTCCCGGCCGGTGACGTTTACCAGGCGCCATTGGTGGATGCGGTGAAGCGTTACCAGTCCCGCCATGGTCTCACAGCTGATGGTCGCCTGGGAGCCCAAACCGTGAAGGAACTCAATACGCCGCTAAGCACCCGCGTGGAACAGTTGCGCCTGACCCTGGAGCGCTGGCGGTGGCTGCCGCAGGAGTTCCCGCAACCTCCGGTGGTGGTGAATATTCCGGAGTTCCGCCTGCGAGCCTATGACGCGAACCACAAGGTTGTGTTGAGTATGAATGTGGTGGTGGGCAAAGCGCTCCGCCACGAGACGCCGGTTTTCGACGACGAAATGAAGTACGTTGTTTTCCGTCCGTACTGGAATGTACCGCCGAGCATTCAACGTTCCGAGATTGTGCCCGCCATTCAGCGCGATCGCGACTATATATCGAAGAAGAACTACGAAGTGACCACGCAGGCTGGGCAGGTCGTGACCTCAGGCACCATCAGCGATGAGGTGCTGCAGCAGTTGCGTGCGGGGAAGCTCGCGGTGCGGCAGAAGCCGGGGCCCACCAATGCACTGGGTCTGGTGAAGCTGATCTTCCCCAACCAATACAACGTCTACCTGCACAGCACGCCCTCGCAGCAGCTGTTTTCGCAAGCGCGGCGGGACTTCAGTCACGGTTGCATTCGCGTAGAAAAGCCGGCCGAGTTGAGCGCCTGGGCGTTACAGGACAAACCGGAATGGACGGTGGAAAGAGTCCGCGCCGCGATGCAAAAGGGACCGGACAACGTCCAGGTCAACCTGTCGAAGCCAGTGCCAGTGCTCATTCTCTATGGCACTGCGGTCGCCGAGGAAGATGGATCCGTCCACTTTTTCGACGATCTCTATGGGTACGATGCGGACCTTGAGAAGGCCTTGGCAAGGGGATATCCGTACCCCTTGTAA
- the hslU gene encoding ATP-dependent protease ATPase subunit HslU: MAIYLPATTDDEQVMLDELTPREIVAELDKYVVGQHEAKRAVAIALRNRMRRQRLTPDLAEEIIPKNIIMIGPTGVGKTEIARRLAKLANSPFLKVEASKFTEVGYVGRDVESMIRDLVEIAIDMIREEKLDDVADKAEMNAEERLLDLLLPSSPQPAAAHEAGAGFTQGQLELPGDGGGSRTREKLRQQLREGKLDERTVELDVREKNFPAFEIISNQGVEEMDINMKDMLPNIFGSRTKKRKMKVNEAFDYLIQEEEQRLIDMEQVQRVAVERVEQSGIIFLDEIDKIAGREGGHGPDVSREGVQRDILPIVEGTTCNTRYGMVRTDHILFIAAGAFHVSKPSDLIPELQGRFPIRVELQSLSVADFIKILTEPKSSLVKQYTALLETEGVKLEFTRDALDEVANFAAIVNEGTENIGARRLHTIMEKVLDEISFSAPDLENKNVTVDAEYVRNALVHIVKNQDLSRYIL, encoded by the coding sequence GTGGCAATTTATCTTCCCGCAACAACCGATGATGAACAGGTAATGCTCGACGAGCTGACGCCGCGCGAGATCGTGGCGGAACTCGACAAGTACGTAGTGGGCCAGCACGAAGCCAAGCGCGCGGTAGCGATCGCGCTCCGCAATCGCATGCGCCGGCAGCGGCTGACGCCCGATCTCGCGGAAGAGATCATTCCGAAGAACATCATCATGATCGGGCCCACCGGCGTGGGCAAAACCGAGATCGCACGACGGTTGGCAAAGCTGGCGAACTCGCCCTTCCTGAAGGTCGAGGCATCGAAGTTCACCGAGGTCGGCTACGTAGGTCGCGACGTGGAATCGATGATCCGAGACCTGGTCGAGATCGCGATTGACATGATCCGCGAAGAGAAGCTCGACGATGTGGCCGACAAGGCCGAGATGAACGCCGAAGAGCGTCTGCTCGATTTGCTGCTTCCGAGTTCACCGCAGCCGGCTGCTGCGCACGAAGCGGGTGCCGGATTCACGCAAGGACAGTTGGAGTTGCCGGGCGACGGAGGCGGTTCCCGCACGCGGGAAAAATTGCGTCAGCAGCTGCGTGAAGGCAAGCTCGACGAGCGCACCGTGGAACTCGATGTCCGCGAGAAGAACTTCCCTGCCTTCGAGATCATCTCGAACCAGGGCGTGGAAGAGATGGACATCAACATGAAGGACATGTTGCCCAACATCTTCGGCTCGCGCACCAAGAAGCGGAAGATGAAAGTCAACGAAGCCTTCGATTATCTGATCCAGGAAGAAGAGCAGCGACTCATCGATATGGAGCAGGTGCAGCGCGTAGCGGTGGAACGCGTGGAGCAATCGGGCATCATCTTCCTCGATGAGATCGACAAGATCGCCGGCCGCGAAGGCGGCCATGGGCCTGATGTTTCGCGCGAGGGCGTGCAGCGCGACATCCTGCCGATCGTTGAAGGCACCACCTGCAACACTCGCTACGGCATGGTGCGCACCGACCACATCCTGTTCATCGCCGCGGGCGCGTTCCACGTATCGAAGCCCAGCGATTTGATTCCGGAACTGCAGGGGCGCTTCCCGATCCGCGTGGAGTTGCAATCGCTGAGCGTTGCGGACTTCATCAAGATCCTGACCGAGCCGAAGTCGTCGCTGGTGAAGCAGTACACAGCGCTGCTGGAGACCGAAGGCGTGAAGCTGGAGTTCACACGCGATGCGCTGGACGAAGTCGCGAACTTCGCGGCGATTGTGAATGAGGGCACCGAGAATATCGGTGCACGACGTTTGCACACGATCATGGAAAAAGTTCTGGACGAGATCAGCTTCTCCGCGCCGGACCTGGAAAACAAGAATGTAACCGTGGACGCGGAGTACGTGCGCAATGCTCTGGTTCACATCGTGAAGAACCAGGATTTGTCGCGGTACATTCTGTAA
- a CDS encoding protein jag — protein MPIDDKVAAAKKVSELLNTVIREGNLHLKYRITVDPPQPHKEFTAPEILVELSGPDSSLLLERNAELLRSLEFVCIEMLRLAPDEHDQLQFDSMGYRATRLDELKMAAQHAAAKVRDSGMPYSFAPMSSRERRIVHIALRSETDLRTESAGEAAGRHVVLYPKDYKGAAPVERRPSFGRRGRR, from the coding sequence ATGCCCATTGACGACAAAGTTGCCGCAGCCAAGAAAGTCAGCGAACTTCTTAACACGGTGATCCGCGAGGGGAACCTTCACCTGAAGTACCGCATCACCGTGGATCCGCCGCAGCCGCACAAGGAATTCACGGCTCCGGAAATTCTCGTCGAGCTCTCGGGACCCGACAGCAGCCTGCTGCTGGAGCGCAACGCCGAACTGCTGCGCTCGCTTGAGTTTGTGTGCATCGAGATGCTGCGGCTCGCTCCTGACGAACACGACCAGCTACAGTTCGACTCGATGGGCTACCGCGCCACGCGCCTCGACGAACTAAAGATGGCCGCACAACATGCTGCCGCCAAAGTTCGCGACAGCGGCATGCCGTATTCGTTCGCGCCGATGTCGTCGCGCGAGCGCCGCATTGTGCACATCGCGCTGCGCAGCGAAACCGATCTACGCACCGAAAGCGCGGGTGAAGCGGCGGGTCGGCACGTGGTGCTGTATCCCAAGGACTACAAGGGAGCAGCGCCGGTGGAACGGCGACCTAGCTTTGGAAGACGGGGAAGACGGTAG
- a CDS encoding SDR family NAD(P)-dependent oxidoreductase yields MRFDGKTALVAGGTGGLGKAVSLALMAEGARVVVTYIIPEEFNALRTAAADRQIEGHHIDVTDETATQNLVADIIGKYGRLDFLINTIGGYAGGIKLWELETKTFEKMFTLNLRAGYSLARAVIPAMLKQKSGAIVNIAAKAAVDHAGGASAYASSKAAALAMMDSLAEDLRGTGVRVNSILPSIIDTAANRHAMPGADYSKWPKPEDIAKVILFLLSDDGKVIHGAAVPVYGAL; encoded by the coding sequence ATGCGTTTCGACGGCAAAACTGCGCTGGTCGCGGGCGGCACCGGTGGCCTCGGAAAAGCGGTTTCCCTCGCGTTAATGGCGGAAGGCGCGCGGGTGGTCGTCACCTACATCATTCCCGAAGAGTTCAACGCATTGCGCACGGCGGCGGCTGATCGCCAGATCGAAGGGCACCACATTGATGTCACTGACGAAACGGCAACGCAAAACCTCGTGGCGGACATCATCGGCAAATACGGCCGGCTCGATTTCCTGATCAACACTATCGGCGGCTATGCGGGCGGCATCAAGCTTTGGGAACTCGAGACCAAGACTTTCGAAAAGATGTTCACGCTGAACCTACGCGCCGGTTACTCTCTGGCACGCGCCGTGATCCCCGCAATGCTCAAACAGAAATCCGGAGCGATCGTGAACATCGCGGCGAAAGCAGCGGTTGACCATGCGGGCGGCGCTTCCGCTTACGCCAGTTCGAAGGCCGCGGCATTGGCGATGATGGATTCGCTTGCCGAAGATCTTCGCGGAACCGGCGTGCGGGTGAACTCGATCCTGCCGAGCATCATTGATACCGCAGCGAATCGGCACGCCATGCCGGGCGCCGACTATTCCAAGTGGCCGAAGCCGGAAGACATCGCAAAGGTCATCCTCTTCCTTTTGAGCGATGACGGCAAAGTCATCCATGGCGCGGCAGTGCCGGTTTACGGGGCCTTGTAG
- a CDS encoding transporter: MSRAQFHWPTLPCTVAGVSRVLVLVFALLVTRGAHAQDLTPRAYLITPLHGNAITMSYSYFNGALDFNNVVPITDGSGEFSVPSVAYYHSFNFFGRSANFLAALPYGVGNFEGLVLGRQRNGYRSGLLDSVYRVSVNLKGGPAMELPEFMKWKQKTLLGVSLKVVAPTGQYNPDLLINWGTNRWAFKPEFGYSRRFSEKWVLDAYAGAWFFTDNSQFFSVTPPPAVQSLSPIGSFEGHLSRNFTRNPLLWASLDGNFWFGGQASNNNVPVNGTRQTASRIGGTGSFPLTKSQSIKVSFNSGAYVRFGGNYKNLSVGWQYAWFGHPK, encoded by the coding sequence ATGTCCCGTGCACAATTTCACTGGCCAACGTTGCCTTGCACGGTAGCTGGGGTCAGCCGTGTGCTGGTACTCGTATTTGCGCTGCTTGTGACGCGCGGGGCTCATGCCCAAGACCTGACGCCTCGGGCCTACCTGATCACTCCGCTCCATGGCAACGCAATCACGATGAGCTACTCCTATTTCAACGGTGCGCTTGATTTCAACAATGTTGTTCCGATTACCGATGGGTCCGGCGAGTTCAGTGTGCCGTCGGTCGCCTACTATCACTCCTTCAACTTCTTTGGCCGCTCCGCCAACTTCCTCGCCGCGCTGCCCTACGGTGTCGGGAACTTTGAGGGCCTTGTGCTTGGCCGACAGCGCAACGGCTACCGATCCGGCCTGCTGGACTCGGTGTACCGGGTATCCGTGAACCTCAAGGGCGGACCTGCGATGGAACTGCCGGAGTTCATGAAGTGGAAGCAGAAAACTTTGCTGGGTGTGAGCCTGAAGGTTGTGGCTCCCACCGGCCAGTACAACCCGGATTTGCTGATCAACTGGGGCACCAATCGTTGGGCCTTCAAGCCGGAGTTCGGCTATTCGCGGCGCTTTAGCGAAAAGTGGGTGCTCGACGCTTATGCCGGTGCGTGGTTCTTTACCGACAACTCGCAGTTTTTCTCAGTTACCCCTCCTCCGGCCGTCCAATCGTTGAGCCCGATCGGGTCTTTCGAGGGACATCTCAGCCGCAATTTCACGCGCAACCCTCTTCTCTGGGCGTCGCTCGACGGTAACTTCTGGTTCGGAGGGCAGGCGTCGAACAACAATGTGCCGGTCAACGGTACCCGGCAGACCGCGTCGCGCATTGGCGGTACGGGATCGTTTCCGCTGACGAAGTCCCAGTCGATCAAGGTCAGCTTCAACAGCGGGGCTTATGTTCGCTTCGGCGGGAACTATAAGAACCTATCAGTAGGGTGGCAGTACGCCTGGTTTGGGCACCCGAAATGA
- a CDS encoding M56 family metallopeptidase yields the protein MTLHLSPEIIRMTGWALLHFLWQGAIVAALLSMTLAFCHQASMRYAAAVMALIVMVALPFGTYYFLQQRADEAMAFDLAADTSAQTPVVSTLGPVNGHHHSSPVSNDTQPELMLWLVRLWLVGVVVFSLRSAGGFLLVQRLRSVAKTPVQDDLLELCTAVQERMGISRAVKFCRSAALQVPAVVGGIRPIVLLPVSALTGLTDSQIEAIVAHELAHVRRLDYFVNLFQVFAETVLFYHPAVWWVNKRIRTERENCCDDTAISVCGNRLEYVHALTHLESVRLTPQFAMGADGSPLKARVRRLLGMSEEREGIRTGSSVLGVLVVAGLVLAASSIATGAKAQAANTTQTQEALVVSTPQEPIELNVDAEPVVVNVNPVSSLPRLADGTMISPMDVHVPAITVNVPPVNVQLPQMAHFAVPAMNVAVPAVHVAVPAISVHVPAIGAMPMLWQANGETRSNVPAQSYIDSMKAAGYDNLDVDQLVAMKIQGITPEYVREMKAAGMKMDADDLIGLKIQGVTPDYVKQMRAAYPGIDNDTIIGFKIQGVTTQYAGEMSKLGVKADPDDLLAMKIQGVSPEYVRGMQATGLRFDSDALVGMKIQGVTPEYVNAMKNAGFKDLDADEVIGAKIQGVTPEFIEKAKSHGFKDLDLDKLIQLKNAGVL from the coding sequence ATGACATTGCATCTTTCCCCAGAGATCATCCGCATGACAGGCTGGGCGCTGCTGCATTTCCTGTGGCAGGGCGCAATCGTAGCGGCGCTGCTGTCCATGACACTGGCGTTCTGCCACCAGGCGTCGATGCGCTACGCTGCGGCAGTGATGGCACTTATCGTGATGGTCGCGCTTCCCTTCGGGACGTACTACTTCCTGCAACAGCGCGCCGATGAGGCGATGGCGTTCGATCTCGCGGCTGACACCTCTGCGCAGACTCCGGTGGTTTCCACCCTTGGACCGGTTAACGGACATCATCACTCGTCTCCGGTTTCCAACGATACGCAGCCGGAGTTGATGTTGTGGCTAGTGCGCTTGTGGCTGGTAGGCGTCGTAGTGTTCAGCCTACGTAGCGCGGGCGGCTTCCTGCTGGTGCAGCGGCTTCGTAGCGTTGCCAAGACTCCGGTGCAGGACGACCTGCTTGAGCTTTGTACCGCGGTGCAGGAACGGATGGGGATTTCGCGCGCTGTGAAGTTCTGCCGCTCGGCAGCGTTGCAGGTACCGGCGGTGGTTGGTGGGATTCGTCCGATTGTGTTGTTGCCGGTTTCGGCGCTCACCGGACTCACGGATTCGCAGATTGAGGCCATCGTTGCGCATGAGCTCGCGCACGTTCGGCGGCTCGACTACTTCGTAAACCTGTTCCAGGTGTTCGCGGAGACGGTGCTCTTCTATCACCCGGCGGTGTGGTGGGTGAACAAGCGCATCCGCACGGAACGCGAGAACTGCTGCGACGATACGGCGATCTCGGTCTGCGGCAACCGGTTGGAATACGTACATGCATTGACGCACCTGGAAAGCGTGCGGCTGACGCCGCAGTTCGCTATGGGTGCGGATGGAAGCCCGCTCAAGGCGCGGGTCAGGAGACTGTTGGGAATGTCGGAAGAACGGGAAGGGATTCGCACCGGGAGCTCGGTGCTGGGAGTATTGGTCGTCGCGGGGCTGGTGCTGGCGGCGAGTTCGATCGCAACCGGGGCAAAGGCGCAGGCAGCCAATACGACCCAGACGCAGGAAGCTCTGGTAGTGAGTACGCCGCAGGAGCCGATCGAGTTGAATGTCGATGCGGAACCGGTGGTGGTGAACGTGAATCCGGTGTCGTCGTTGCCGCGGCTTGCGGATGGAACGATGATCTCTCCGATGGATGTACACGTACCAGCAATCACCGTGAACGTTCCGCCGGTCAACGTGCAACTACCGCAGATGGCGCACTTCGCCGTACCAGCAATGAATGTTGCGGTTCCGGCGGTCCACGTGGCCGTGCCCGCGATCAGTGTGCATGTGCCAGCGATCGGCGCAATGCCGATGTTGTGGCAGGCGAACGGTGAGACTCGGTCCAATGTTCCAGCACAGTCCTATATCGACTCGATGAAGGCCGCGGGCTACGACAATCTCGACGTGGATCAACTGGTGGCGATGAAGATCCAGGGAATCACGCCGGAATACGTGCGCGAGATGAAGGCCGCGGGCATGAAGATGGACGCCGACGACCTGATTGGGCTGAAGATCCAGGGTGTGACACCCGACTACGTGAAGCAGATGCGCGCTGCGTATCCGGGCATCGATAACGACACCATCATCGGCTTCAAGATCCAGGGCGTTACCACACAATATGCGGGCGAAATGAGCAAGCTCGGCGTGAAGGCGGATCCGGATGATTTGCTGGCGATGAAGATCCAGGGTGTGTCGCCGGAATACGTGCGCGGGATGCAGGCGACTGGCTTGCGCTTCGATTCCGATGCACTCGTCGGGATGAAGATCCAGGGCGTAACACCGGAGTATGTGAACGCCATGAAGAACGCGGGCTTTAAGGACCTCGATGCCGATGAAGTCATCGGTGCGAAGATCCAGGGAGTCACGCCGGAGTTCATCGAGAAGGCCAAGAGCCACGGCTTCAAAGACCTCGATCTCGACAAACTGATCCAACTAAAAAACGCAGGCGTGCTGTAA
- a CDS encoding DUF3052 family protein, with protein sequence MAGYSGTPLVQKLGIKPGHRIATVSEPPSFDKALGALPEGAAFVGSTAKNVDVVVAFETDAKQFQKHLPGLASRIKQDGMIWIAWPKKASGVQTDLTEDPIRNFALKLGLVDIKVCAIDETWSGLKLVIRKENRAKAAKK encoded by the coding sequence ATGGCTGGTTATTCCGGAACTCCGCTGGTGCAAAAACTCGGCATCAAGCCGGGACACCGGATTGCCACCGTCAGCGAGCCGCCGAGCTTCGATAAGGCGCTAGGTGCGCTGCCCGAAGGCGCGGCGTTTGTCGGGTCTACGGCGAAGAATGTGGATGTAGTCGTCGCCTTCGAGACCGACGCCAAGCAATTTCAGAAACATCTGCCGGGACTGGCGAGTCGTATCAAGCAGGACGGCATGATCTGGATCGCGTGGCCGAAGAAGGCTTCCGGTGTTCAAACGGATTTGACCGAGGACCCGATCCGCAATTTCGCGCTGAAGCTGGGATTGGTGGACATAAAAGTTTGCGCGATTGATGAGACGTGGTCGGGGCTGAAGCTGGTAATCCGGAAAGAGAACCGTGCGAAGGCAGCGAAGAAATAG
- a CDS encoding DUF2141 domain-containing protein: protein MRFRGDDFHEVWLPGFVRNAVLGAVLVMLSTGSFAQREVLVSGHIQGASGKHAVYVALWDADGFLRNPVQELRIAPGAIPAFTFRVAAGRWAVSAYEDKNDNGKLDMGLFGPKEPAGFGRPFHAWRKPHFEDVAVQVEHDMTDVNIQLHP, encoded by the coding sequence ATGCGATTCAGAGGTGATGACTTCCACGAGGTGTGGCTTCCTGGATTTGTCCGCAACGCTGTTTTGGGTGCGGTGTTGGTGATGCTTTCAACGGGTTCTTTCGCACAACGGGAAGTCCTGGTCTCTGGGCACATTCAGGGCGCTTCCGGCAAGCATGCCGTGTATGTCGCCTTGTGGGACGCCGATGGATTTCTACGCAATCCTGTTCAGGAACTCCGCATTGCTCCGGGTGCAATTCCAGCTTTCACGTTTCGAGTTGCTGCGGGTCGGTGGGCCGTAAGCGCTTACGAAGACAAAAACGACAACGGAAAGCTGGATATGGGCCTGTTTGGCCCAAAGGAACCCGCAGGTTTTGGGAGGCCTTTTCATGCGTGGCGCAAGCCGCATTTTGAAGATGTGGCCGTTCAAGTTGAGCATGACATGACGGATGTAAACATACAGTTGCACCCTTAG